Proteins encoded together in one Variovorax paradoxus EPS window:
- a CDS encoding DUF6766 family protein, whose product MKKKSIWKLYGFAWVTAGFFLISLIGHWVFGWFAYANEQTQFGHPVEVNGYLIEMMRDTLENWQSEFLQLLWQVGGLAFLLYLGSPQSKEGDDRVEAKIDAILAAVDPKNADRVIDEIDQEYSGRHTDPRWAALREKENRGD is encoded by the coding sequence ATGAAGAAGAAATCGATCTGGAAGCTCTACGGCTTCGCCTGGGTCACGGCCGGCTTTTTCCTCATCTCGCTGATCGGCCACTGGGTCTTCGGCTGGTTCGCCTATGCGAACGAACAGACGCAGTTCGGCCATCCGGTGGAAGTCAACGGCTACCTCATCGAGATGATGCGGGACACGCTGGAGAACTGGCAGTCCGAGTTCCTGCAGTTGCTCTGGCAGGTGGGCGGCCTCGCCTTCCTGCTGTACCTCGGCTCGCCGCAGTCCAAGGAAGGCGATGACCGCGTCGAAGCCAAGATCGACGCGATCCTCGCGGCGGTCGACCCGAAGAACGCCGACCGTGTGATCGACGAAATCGACCAGGAATACAGCGGTCGCCACACCGATCCGCGATGGGCTGCGCTCAGGGAAAAGGAAAATCGCGGCGACTGA
- a CDS encoding ankyrin repeat domain-containing protein has protein sequence MKNYFKKSLYLLVIAASFAAHAGSFEDFFRAVRGDNASGVRTLLQRGFDPNTLDEHGQTGLMIALREPSPKVIQVLLESPQLNVDLPNAKDETPLMLAAIKGQQDLVKQLLKRDAAVNKTGWTPLHYAATSGQLTIMKVLLDNYAFIDAQSPNGTTPLMMAAMYGSGEAVKLLLDEGADTTMKNQLGMTAVDFANKVNRAEAAQLITAAMNAKAGPKPPPKDGKW, from the coding sequence ATGAAAAACTACTTCAAGAAGTCGCTTTATCTCCTTGTCATTGCTGCATCTTTTGCAGCGCATGCAGGCTCGTTCGAAGACTTTTTCCGTGCCGTGCGCGGCGACAACGCCAGCGGCGTGCGCACCCTGCTGCAACGCGGGTTTGACCCGAACACGCTCGACGAGCACGGCCAGACCGGCTTGATGATCGCTTTGCGCGAGCCGTCGCCCAAGGTCATCCAGGTGCTGCTCGAATCGCCCCAGCTCAATGTCGACCTGCCCAATGCCAAGGACGAAACGCCGCTGATGCTGGCTGCGATCAAGGGCCAGCAGGACCTGGTCAAGCAGCTGCTCAAGCGCGATGCCGCGGTCAACAAGACCGGCTGGACGCCGCTGCATTACGCGGCCACCAGCGGCCAATTGACGATCATGAAAGTGCTGCTCGACAACTACGCGTTCATCGATGCGCAGTCGCCCAACGGCACCACGCCGCTGATGATGGCCGCCATGTACGGCTCGGGCGAAGCCGTGAAGCTGCTGCTGGACGAAGGCGCTGACACGACGATGAAAAATCAGCTGGGCATGACGGCGGTCGACTTCGCGAACAAGGTGAACCGTGCGGAAGCGGCGCAGCTCATCACGGCCGCAATGAACGCCAAGGCCGGTCCGAAGCCGCCGCCCAAGGACGGCAAATGGTGA
- a CDS encoding ferritin-like domain-containing protein, translated as MPVKSVKDLFVHEISDTYNAEKQMTRSLPKLARAATDPDLQQAFEDHLQETRNQVERLEQVAEQCGFKLKRIKCDGMEGLVEETMSLVDLIEKGPVLDAALIGAAQKAEHYEIAGYTSLCLLAKKLGFADALPLLQTSLSEEQATDQRLGLLAEAAQIEEATA; from the coding sequence ATGCCAGTCAAGTCCGTGAAGGACCTTTTCGTGCACGAAATTTCGGACACCTACAACGCCGAGAAGCAGATGACGCGCTCGCTGCCCAAGCTCGCGCGCGCGGCCACCGACCCCGATCTGCAGCAGGCGTTCGAAGACCATCTGCAGGAAACGCGCAACCAGGTCGAGCGCCTGGAGCAGGTCGCCGAGCAGTGCGGCTTCAAGCTCAAGCGCATCAAGTGCGACGGCATGGAAGGCCTGGTCGAAGAGACGATGTCACTGGTCGACTTGATCGAGAAGGGCCCGGTGCTCGATGCGGCGCTCATCGGCGCCGCGCAGAAGGCCGAGCACTACGAGATCGCCGGCTACACGTCGCTGTGCCTGCTCGCGAAGAAGCTGGGCTTTGCGGACGCCCTTCCGCTGCTCCAGACCAGCCTCTCGGAGGAACAGGCCACCGACCAGCGGCTGGGCCTGCTGGCCGAAGCCGCGCAGATCGAGGAAGCGACAGCCTGA
- a CDS encoding DUF4142 domain-containing protein, which yields MTLSSRHLAATFAVSFSLLAASSAWAADKLAAADASMLKDIAQANMAEVETGKLALEKSTNPEIKKFAQMMVDDHSKGLADVKTLASAKGTELPDGPDVKHKATALEFKALSGDMFNSRYVKQAGVGDHEATEKLLKKTQAEAKDADLKALAGKMLPIVQGHLQHARQLVATTDKK from the coding sequence ATGACCCTGTCTTCCCGCCATCTCGCAGCAACATTTGCAGTCAGCTTTTCGCTGCTGGCCGCCTCGTCCGCCTGGGCCGCGGACAAGCTCGCGGCCGCCGACGCCTCGATGCTCAAGGACATCGCCCAGGCCAACATGGCAGAGGTCGAGACCGGCAAGCTCGCGCTCGAGAAAAGCACCAATCCCGAGATCAAGAAGTTCGCCCAGATGATGGTCGACGACCACAGCAAGGGCCTCGCCGACGTGAAGACGCTCGCATCGGCCAAGGGCACCGAGTTGCCCGACGGACCGGACGTCAAGCACAAGGCGACGGCGCTCGAATTCAAGGCGCTCTCGGGCGACATGTTCAACAGCCGCTATGTGAAGCAGGCCGGCGTCGGCGACCATGAGGCCACCGAGAAGCTGCTGAAGAAGACGCAGGCCGAGGCGAAGGACGCCGACCTCAAGGCGCTGGCCGGCAAGATGCTGCCGATCGTGCAGGGGCACCTGCAGCATGCGCGCCAACTGGTCGCCACCACCGACAAGAAGTAG
- a CDS encoding DUF2726 domain-containing protein → MVVLLVVGVLVFLLVAKKRSEQNTSNFVDKPKARAPLTAREQAMYNRLVQTLPDLVVLPQVSFGALLTARTRAARSTFSRRIADFVVCDRSFKVVAVVELGDKNQKDKARRDPDRDAMLIEAGYRVLRYQRVPDIGRVEADFDPSLASVSPMGS, encoded by the coding sequence ATGGTCGTTTTGCTGGTTGTTGGCGTGCTGGTGTTTCTGTTGGTGGCCAAGAAAAGGTCCGAGCAAAACACCAGCAACTTCGTCGACAAACCCAAGGCCCGGGCACCGCTCACTGCACGCGAGCAGGCGATGTACAACCGCCTCGTGCAAACGCTCCCGGACCTCGTGGTGCTGCCGCAGGTCAGTTTCGGTGCCTTGCTCACCGCCCGCACGCGCGCGGCGCGCAGCACGTTCAGCCGCAGGATCGCAGACTTCGTCGTGTGCGACCGCTCGTTCAAGGTCGTGGCCGTGGTCGAGCTCGGCGACAAGAATCAAAAGGACAAGGCCCGGCGCGATCCGGATCGGGATGCGATGCTGATCGAAGCCGGATATCGCGTGCTGCGGTATCAGCGCGTGCCGGACATCGGACGCGTGGAAGCGGATTTCGATCCTTCGTTGGCATCGGTCAGTCCGATGGGGTCCTGA
- a CDS encoding alpha/beta fold hydrolase, giving the protein MNTMEATLMHRTLDTNGVSLHVATAGAEGAPLVMLLHGFPEYWGAWRQQVQPLVDAGWRVAVPDQRGYGESQKPEGTGAYTLDTLADDVMGIAQALHAPRFCLVGHDWGGMVAWHLAAREPAAVERLAILNAPHPATFFSYALTHPLQMLRSTYVGFFQLRWIPETLLRANNFALLQAALTHSSRPGTFGEDKLAGYRAAWAEPDALRAMLDWYRAMPLARPRAEKIEAPVRIVWGDADSALEPGLAQAALRYCRNGHVVRLPRASHWLHHEEPDEVNALLVEFLGEGRAAAAAAATESRSKNAR; this is encoded by the coding sequence ATGAACACGATGGAAGCCACGCTGATGCACCGGACCCTCGACACGAACGGCGTGTCGCTCCATGTCGCCACCGCGGGCGCCGAAGGCGCGCCGCTCGTGATGCTGCTGCACGGCTTTCCCGAGTACTGGGGCGCATGGCGCCAGCAGGTGCAGCCGCTGGTCGATGCGGGCTGGCGCGTGGCCGTTCCCGACCAGCGCGGCTACGGCGAATCGCAGAAGCCCGAAGGCACCGGCGCCTACACGCTCGACACGCTGGCCGACGATGTGATGGGCATCGCGCAGGCGCTGCACGCGCCGCGCTTTTGCCTCGTCGGCCACGACTGGGGCGGCATGGTGGCGTGGCACCTCGCGGCGCGCGAGCCGGCGGCGGTGGAGCGCCTGGCGATCCTCAATGCGCCCCACCCCGCCACCTTCTTCTCGTACGCGCTGACTCATCCGCTGCAGATGCTGCGCAGCACGTACGTCGGCTTCTTCCAGCTGCGGTGGATTCCCGAAACGCTGCTACGCGCCAACAACTTCGCGCTGCTGCAGGCGGCGCTCACGCATTCGAGCCGCCCCGGCACCTTCGGCGAAGACAAGCTTGCGGGCTACCGCGCCGCCTGGGCCGAGCCGGATGCGCTGCGCGCGATGCTCGACTGGTACCGCGCCATGCCGCTCGCGCGGCCGCGCGCCGAGAAGATCGAGGCGCCGGTGCGCATCGTCTGGGGCGATGCCGATTCCGCGCTGGAGCCCGGCCTCGCGCAAGCCGCGCTGCGCTACTGCCGCAACGGCCACGTCGTGCGGCTGCCGCGGGCCTCGCACTGGCTGCACCACGAAGAGCCCGACGAGGTGAATGCGCTGCTCGTCGAGTTCCTCGGCGAGGGCCGTGCCGCAGCCGCTGCAGCAGCAACCGAATCACGCAGCAAGAACGCGCGTTGA
- a CDS encoding DUF2934 domain-containing protein, whose translation MPKTSSSSNPENQQPLGTSAQGAGAASETATQPSSAASNASDGSGQQQQQQSMHGEDPAAREERIRNAAYDAYVRRGGEPGDEVQDWLDAESQVDGRKG comes from the coding sequence ATGCCGAAGACCAGCAGCAGCAGCAATCCAGAGAACCAGCAGCCCCTGGGCACGAGCGCGCAAGGCGCGGGAGCCGCGAGCGAGACGGCCACGCAGCCTTCGTCCGCTGCGTCCAATGCATCCGATGGGTCCGGCCAGCAGCAGCAACAGCAGTCGATGCATGGCGAGGACCCGGCCGCCAGGGAAGAGCGCATCCGCAATGCCGCCTACGACGCTTACGTGCGCCGCGGCGGCGAACCCGGCGACGAGGTGCAGGACTGGCTCGACGCCGAATCGCAGGTCGACGGCCGCAAGGGCTGA
- a CDS encoding ZIP family metal transporter — translation MADIRFPKTALSARTARRWLGAGIACAGLLLLLIEGANLARSGSPVGAALTGGCIAALATALGTVPVLLSQQFSQRAYDSMLGFGAGVMLAASSFSLVIPALAAAKSQGAGAWGSGTLVGGGVLLGAMVLLAIDRAVPHEHFVKGLEGPESRALKRVWLFVLAIVLHNLPEGLAIGVAFAGTDAVGATALTTGISIQDVPEGLVVALALRSVGYGKLTAVGLGVLSGLVEPLAAVLGAAVIGLTAALLPWGLAMAAGAMLFVISHEIIPESHRKGHEAHATTGLMLGFVLMMVLDTALG, via the coding sequence ATGGCTGATATCCGCTTCCCAAAGACCGCCCTCTCGGCCCGCACCGCCCGGCGCTGGCTCGGCGCCGGCATCGCGTGCGCCGGCTTGCTGCTGCTGTTGATCGAAGGCGCGAATCTCGCGCGCTCGGGCTCGCCGGTAGGCGCGGCGCTCACCGGCGGCTGCATCGCCGCGCTGGCGACCGCGCTCGGCACGGTGCCGGTGCTGCTGTCTCAGCAGTTCTCGCAGCGCGCCTACGACAGCATGCTGGGCTTCGGCGCGGGCGTGATGCTGGCCGCAAGCTCGTTCTCGCTCGTCATTCCCGCGCTCGCGGCGGCGAAGTCGCAAGGCGCCGGCGCCTGGGGCAGCGGCACGCTGGTGGGCGGGGGCGTGCTGCTCGGCGCGATGGTGCTGCTGGCGATCGACCGCGCCGTGCCGCACGAGCATTTCGTCAAGGGCCTCGAAGGGCCCGAGTCGCGCGCGCTCAAGCGCGTGTGGCTCTTCGTGCTGGCCATCGTGCTGCACAACCTGCCCGAGGGGCTGGCCATCGGCGTCGCGTTCGCGGGCACCGATGCGGTGGGCGCGACCGCGCTCACCACCGGCATCTCGATCCAGGACGTGCCCGAGGGCCTGGTCGTCGCGCTCGCGCTGCGCAGCGTGGGCTACGGAAAGCTGACGGCGGTCGGGCTCGGCGTGCTGTCGGGGCTGGTCGAGCCGCTCGCCGCCGTGCTCGGCGCGGCCGTCATCGGGCTCACCGCCGCGCTGCTGCCCTGGGGCCTTGCGATGGCGGCGGGCGCGATGCTGTTCGTCATCAGCCACGAGATCATTCCGGAGTCGCACCGCAAGGGCCACGAGGCTCATGCGACCACCGGTTTGATGCTCGGCTTCGTGCTGATGATGGTCCTGGACACCGCCTTGGGATGA
- a CDS encoding DUF4124 domain-containing protein: MVRWGGLAFTLGLLTTAGFDAAAQHSIYKCVQGGKVVYSNEPCPDAKKIEIKQTKGVNYEGRGIGNSPKR, translated from the coding sequence ATGGTGAGATGGGGCGGCCTTGCGTTCACGCTGGGTTTGCTGACGACCGCCGGGTTCGATGCCGCGGCCCAGCACTCGATCTACAAATGCGTGCAAGGCGGCAAGGTCGTGTATTCGAACGAGCCCTGTCCTGACGCGAAGAAGATCGAGATCAAGCAGACCAAGGGAGTGAACTACGAAGGCAGAGGAATTGGAAATTCGCCCAAGCGTTGA
- a CDS encoding SDR family oxidoreductase — translation MSPISAAKSPAGTTPSTPSSAHDGPADATPHTLRSQVVVLTGASSGIGRATALAFAAQGASLALAARNQEALQSLATECEAAGARALAVPTDVTDPAAMAALAESAIAHFGHVDMWINNVGVGAVGRFEETPLASHRRVVEANLLGHMHGAYAIVPHFRERGRGTLVNMISLGGWVATPYATAYTASKFGIRGFSESLRAELAEFPGIHVCEVFPTFVDSPGMSHGANYSGHRVAPPPPVLDPRRVAASLVSLATRPRARTYIGAPARPGILMHALAPNLMARVLGWVGGAAMRRAAPAAHSDGNLFEPSRGCAIDGGFRSERKTKPTDAVWLGLGAIAAVTAFALFSRNARSTR, via the coding sequence GTGTCCCCCATTTCCGCCGCGAAATCCCCCGCAGGAACCACGCCATCCACACCTTCGTCGGCCCATGACGGCCCGGCCGATGCCACCCCGCACACGCTGCGCTCGCAGGTGGTGGTGCTCACCGGCGCCTCCAGCGGCATCGGCCGCGCCACCGCCCTCGCCTTCGCCGCGCAAGGCGCCTCGCTCGCGCTGGCCGCGCGCAACCAGGAGGCCTTGCAGTCGCTGGCCACCGAGTGCGAAGCGGCCGGCGCACGCGCGCTCGCCGTACCGACCGATGTGACCGACCCCGCCGCGATGGCGGCGCTCGCCGAATCGGCCATCGCCCATTTCGGCCACGTGGACATGTGGATCAACAACGTGGGCGTCGGCGCCGTCGGACGCTTCGAGGAGACGCCGCTCGCCTCGCACCGGCGCGTGGTCGAGGCCAACCTGCTGGGCCACATGCACGGCGCCTACGCCATCGTTCCGCACTTTCGCGAGCGCGGGCGCGGCACGCTGGTCAACATGATCTCGCTCGGCGGCTGGGTCGCCACGCCCTACGCGACGGCCTACACCGCCAGCAAGTTCGGCATTCGCGGGTTCTCGGAGTCGCTGCGCGCGGAGCTCGCCGAATTTCCGGGCATCCATGTCTGCGAGGTGTTCCCGACCTTCGTCGATTCGCCCGGCATGTCGCATGGCGCGAACTACAGCGGGCACCGCGTCGCGCCGCCGCCGCCGGTGCTCGATCCGCGCCGCGTGGCCGCCTCGCTCGTTTCGCTGGCCACGCGGCCGCGCGCTCGCACCTACATCGGCGCACCGGCGCGGCCGGGCATCCTGATGCATGCGCTCGCGCCAAACCTGATGGCGCGCGTGCTCGGCTGGGTCGGCGGCGCCGCGATGCGCCGTGCCGCGCCCGCCGCGCACAGCGACGGCAATCTCTTCGAACCCTCGCGCGGCTGCGCCATCGACGGCGGCTTCCGCAGCGAAAGGAAGACAAAGCCCACCGATGCGGTATGGCTCGGCCTTGGCGCGATCGCCGCCGTTACCGCATTTGCCCTTTTCTCGAGAAACGCAAGGAGCACACGATGA